From one Rhodamnia argentea isolate NSW1041297 chromosome 1, ASM2092103v1, whole genome shotgun sequence genomic stretch:
- the LOC115743865 gene encoding putative ankyrin repeat protein RF_0381 isoform X2, with translation MASPSSTPLRVSPELLSFLSAVGAGNLGLLKQLASQLDDGRGMERTIADARDDKGRGLLHSAATEGNIRLCKYLLEELKLDVSPKDVEGFTPLHHAAASTHIETAKYLIDRGANPVIPNNKGLTVLHYAGGSGNIELMGFLLSKGVNIDCQSSSASPLMFSAACGQQDAVKFLLEHHANPNAETADRLTPLFASVNNSSLECLKLLIQWGAQVKVTLPKGGTPLHVAALRGNLDVINCLLEAGADPNVRDEDGMTPIQLAARSGNRAAVEIFFPKTSEIKTIPWSVDGIMVHYQAEYVEMQKALDEEAKQKAAEAKQKAAEAKSRGDDAFRRKDYRAAVYAYTQAIGFDPNEATLLSNRSLCWFHLGQGEQALVDAKACRELRPDWPKACHREGAALSLLQRFDEAANAFSEGVKLDPESKELAKAFRLG, from the exons ATGGCGTCTCCTTCGTCTACTCCCCTcagag TGTCCCCGGAACTCCTGAGTTTTCTGAGTGCTGTTGGGGCCGGAAATCTTGGCTTACTTAAGC AGTTGGCATCGCAACTCGATGATGGGAGAGGGATGGAAAGAACTATTGCGGATGCAAGGGACGATAAGGGACGCGGGCTGCTTCATTCGGCCGCGACAGAGGGTAATATCAGACTGTGCAAGTACTTGTTGGAGGAGTTGAAGCTTGATGTGAGCCCGAAAGATGTTGAGG gTTTCACTCCTCTTCATCATGCTGCTGCATCGACGCATATTGAAACAGCAAAGTATCTAATAGATCGAGGTGCCAATCCTGTTATACCTAATAATAAGGGTCTAACGGTGTTGCATTACGCTGGTGGGTCAG GGAACATTGAATTGATGGGCTTTCTACTTTCTAAAGGGGTCAACATTGATTGTCAAAGCTCTTCTGCCAGCCCTTTAATGTTTTCTGCTGCCTGTGGTCAGCAAGATGCTGTAAAGTTTCTCTTAGAACATCATGCTAAC CCAAATGCAGAAACTGCTGATCGTTTAACTCCGCTCTTTGCATCTGTCAATAACAGTTCGCTTGAATGCTTAAAGCTCTTGATTCAG TGGGGTGCCCAGGTGAAAGTTACTTTGCCTAAAGGAGGAACACCTCTGCATGTTGCTGCGTTGAGGGGGAACCTCGACGTCATAAATTGCTTACTAGAAGCTGGAGCTGATCCCAATGTCAGAGACGAG GATGGGATGACACCCATACAACTTGCAGCACGAAGTGGCAATCGTGCAGCCgtggagattttttttccaaagacttCAGAAATCAAAACTATTCCATGGAGTGTGGACGGAATCATGGTGCATTACCAGGCTGAATATGTTGAAATGCAG AAAGCTTTAGATGAAGAAGCAAAACAGAAAGCTGCAGAAGCAAAACAGAAAGCTGCAGAAGCAAAATCAAGGGGAGATGATGCCTTTCGAAGAAAGGACTATCGAGCAGCTGTATACGCTTACACACAA GCAATAGGCTTCGATCCAAATGAGGCAACTTTGCTTTCCAACCGAAGTCTTTGCTGGTTTCACTTGGGACAAGGTGAACAGGCTCTAGTTGATGCAAAGGCCTGCAGGGAGCTTAGACCAGATTGGCCCAAAGCTTGCCATAGGGAAGGTGCAGCTTTGAGTCTTTTGCAG AGATTTGACGAAGCAGCCAATGCTTTCTCCGAGGGTGTCAAGCTTGACCCCGAAAGTAAGGAGCTTGCAAAGGCTTTCAGGTTAGGCTGA
- the LOC115743865 gene encoding putative ankyrin repeat protein RF_0381 isoform X1 yields MASPSSTPLRVSPELLSFLSAVGAGNLGLLKQLASQLDDGRGMERTIADARDDKGRGLLHSAATEGNIRLCKYLLEELKLDVSPKDVEGFTPLHHAAASTHIETAKYLIDRGANPVIPNNKGLTVLHYAGGSGNIELMGFLLSKGVNIDCQSSSASPLMFSAACGQQDAVKFLLEHHANPNAETADRLTPLFASVNNSSLECLKLLIQWGAQVKVTLPKGGTPLHVAALRGNLDVINCLLEAGADPNVRDEDGMTPIQLAARSGNRAAVEIFFPKTSEIKTIPWSVDGIMVHYQAEYVEMQKALDEEAKQKAAEAKQKAAEAKSRGDDAFRRKDYRAAVYAYTQAIGFDPNEATLLSNRSLCWFHLGQGEQALVDAKACRELRPDWPKACHREGAALSLLQRFDEAANAFSEGVKLDPESKELAKAFREAVKAGRKFRGTQKKSS; encoded by the exons ATGGCGTCTCCTTCGTCTACTCCCCTcagag TGTCCCCGGAACTCCTGAGTTTTCTGAGTGCTGTTGGGGCCGGAAATCTTGGCTTACTTAAGC AGTTGGCATCGCAACTCGATGATGGGAGAGGGATGGAAAGAACTATTGCGGATGCAAGGGACGATAAGGGACGCGGGCTGCTTCATTCGGCCGCGACAGAGGGTAATATCAGACTGTGCAAGTACTTGTTGGAGGAGTTGAAGCTTGATGTGAGCCCGAAAGATGTTGAGG gTTTCACTCCTCTTCATCATGCTGCTGCATCGACGCATATTGAAACAGCAAAGTATCTAATAGATCGAGGTGCCAATCCTGTTATACCTAATAATAAGGGTCTAACGGTGTTGCATTACGCTGGTGGGTCAG GGAACATTGAATTGATGGGCTTTCTACTTTCTAAAGGGGTCAACATTGATTGTCAAAGCTCTTCTGCCAGCCCTTTAATGTTTTCTGCTGCCTGTGGTCAGCAAGATGCTGTAAAGTTTCTCTTAGAACATCATGCTAAC CCAAATGCAGAAACTGCTGATCGTTTAACTCCGCTCTTTGCATCTGTCAATAACAGTTCGCTTGAATGCTTAAAGCTCTTGATTCAG TGGGGTGCCCAGGTGAAAGTTACTTTGCCTAAAGGAGGAACACCTCTGCATGTTGCTGCGTTGAGGGGGAACCTCGACGTCATAAATTGCTTACTAGAAGCTGGAGCTGATCCCAATGTCAGAGACGAG GATGGGATGACACCCATACAACTTGCAGCACGAAGTGGCAATCGTGCAGCCgtggagattttttttccaaagacttCAGAAATCAAAACTATTCCATGGAGTGTGGACGGAATCATGGTGCATTACCAGGCTGAATATGTTGAAATGCAG AAAGCTTTAGATGAAGAAGCAAAACAGAAAGCTGCAGAAGCAAAACAGAAAGCTGCAGAAGCAAAATCAAGGGGAGATGATGCCTTTCGAAGAAAGGACTATCGAGCAGCTGTATACGCTTACACACAA GCAATAGGCTTCGATCCAAATGAGGCAACTTTGCTTTCCAACCGAAGTCTTTGCTGGTTTCACTTGGGACAAGGTGAACAGGCTCTAGTTGATGCAAAGGCCTGCAGGGAGCTTAGACCAGATTGGCCCAAAGCTTGCCATAGGGAAGGTGCAGCTTTGAGTCTTTTGCAG AGATTTGACGAAGCAGCCAATGCTTTCTCCGAGGGTGTCAAGCTTGACCCCGAAAGTAAGGAGCTTGCAAAGGCTTTCAG AGAAGCTGTCAAAGCTGGAAGGAAGTTCCGAGGGACGCAGAAAAAGAGCTCTTGA